A genomic segment from Pectinophora gossypiella chromosome 27, ilPecGoss1.1, whole genome shotgun sequence encodes:
- the LOC126378932 gene encoding zinc finger protein 26-like, with the protein MTLCSKDSILFENRICTSGRKEQNWIFLITGRTKEEQDNYLDRLCAIRRNVQLILHYGTVIPFQWYTKGYRCFYCQKPMRDCESLKEHTVLKHHSVDLDNFIPQRIITKDIPVKVDISSVGCKICCENFNNLDDLTRHITEVHEENYDYTIGVCIFPFLLTKDIMPCCLCDAQYDNITCMVTHMYKEHITHRFICQICGLSFIDKVRLQRHITKSHIGHKCSLCQKVFDAFHKLEKHKQRIHGQIKTHECTLCTASFENGYQVKVHMGKVHNVEKYRIKCELCPKVTTTKGAMLLHVQSIHSDVRYECDLCDYKCGIKWMIKLHKRKHYGEKNYVCSVCSRKFGRSSNVRAHMKVHTGNVGRVCRWCKHGFTDLETLHKHEMESHYYHEYV; encoded by the coding sequence ATGACCTTATGTTCGAAAGACTCTATTCTGTTTGAAAACCGAATCTGTACCAGTGGTCGAAAGGAACAAAAttggatttttttaattacaggcCGGACGAAGGAAGAGCAAGACAATTACCTGGACCGCCTGTGTGCTATACGGAGGAATGTTCAACTCATACTCCACTATGGCACAGTGATCCCTTTCCAATGGTACACCAAAGGGTACAGATGCTTCTACTGCCAAAAACCTATGCGAGACTGCGAAAGTCTTAAAGAACATACCGTTTTAAAACACCATAGCGTGGATTTAGACAATTTCATACCGCAAAGGATCATAACCAAAGATATACCAGTCAAAGTAGATATCAGCAGTGTTGGCTGCAAAATATGTTGTGAAAATTTCAATAATTTAGACGATTTGACTAGGCATATTACAGAAGTTCACGAAGAGAATTACGACTACACGATTGGGGTTTGCATATTCCCGTTTCTATTGACGAAAGACATTATGCCCTGCTGTTTATGCGACGCCCAATATGACAACATAACATGCATGGTAACACATATGTACAAGGAGCATATAACACACAGATTTATATGCCAAATATGCGGCCTAAGTTTCATCGACAAGGTGAGGCTGCAAAGGCATATAACAAAGAGTCATATCGGGCATAAATGCTCGTTATGCCAGAAAGTTTTCGACGCGTTCCACAAACTAGAGAAACATAAGCAAAGAATCCACGGACAGATTAAAACCCATGAGTGTACTTTGTGTACAGCGAGTTTTGAGAATGGATACCAAGTTAAAGTGCATATGGGTAAGGTGCATAACGTAGAAAAGTATAGGATTAAGTGCGAATTGTGCCCGAAAGTGACTACGACCAAAGGCGCAATGCTCTTGCATGTGCAGTCCATCCACTCGGATGTTAGATACGAATGTGATCTGTGCGATTACAAATGCGGTATTAAGTGGATGATCAAATTGCACAAGCGCAAACATTACGGGGAAAAAAACTACGTATGCAGTGTTTGTTCGAGAAAATTCGGTCGTTCGAGCAATGTGAGGGCACACATGAAAGTCCATACTGGAAACGTGGGGAGGGTCTGCCGATGGTGCAAACACGGCTTCACGGATCTAGAAACGTTGCATAAACACGAAATGGAGTCGCATTATTACCACGAATACGTATAA
- the LOC126378984 gene encoding protein TEX261 isoform X1, translating into MWFFYLVSILSMIVQAIFVTLAIAAGLYYLAEVVEEYTVMAKYVITWTVILTTAVHIGLIIFEDLPTYLNILGLLQQMLHGVLMKDFPVVRVTSPAFIAAFINLITHHYLAFKFFGRVYYSFSEVLAYFTICLWVVPFALFVSLSANDYVLPTTGEKQPLLGDNNVVTDYLSRKSKRYSLLSFFSFAKDSILPQRNKKAF; encoded by the exons atGTGGTTCTTCTATTTAGTTAGTATTTTATCAATGATAGTGCAAGCTATATTCGTTACACTTGCAATAG CGGCCGGACTTTACTACTTGGCGGAAGTAGTGGAAGAGTACACTGTTATGGCGAAATATGTGATTACTTGGACAGTTATA TTAACAACAGCAGTACACATAGGACTAATAATCTTTGAGGATCTACCAACATACCTGAACATCCTCGGGTTGCTGCAACAGATGCTGCACGGGGTGCTCATGAAAGACTTCCCCGTCGTACGTGTCACCAGTCCCGCGTTCATTGCGGCGTTCATCAACCTGATCACACACCACTATTTAGCGTTCAAGTTCTTCGGACGTGTGTATTATAGCTTTTCTGAG GTACTGGCATACTTCACGATCTGCCTGTGGGTGGTGCCGTTCGCTCTGTTTGTATCACTATCGGCCAATGATTATGTGCTGCCCACTACTGGTGAGAAGCAACCATTACTAG GAGACAACAACGTGGTCACAGATTACCTCTCCCGCAAGTCGAAGCGGTACAGCCTTCTCTCCTTCTTCAGCTTCGCGAAGGACTCCATACTGCCCCAAAGGAACAAAAAGGCATTTTGA
- the LOC126378984 gene encoding protein TEX261 isoform X2: MWFFYLVSILSMIVQAIFVTLAIAAGLYYLAEVVEEYTVMAKYVITWTVILTTAVHIGLIIFEDLPTYLNILGLLQQMLHGVLMKDFPVVRVTSPAFIAAFINLITHHYLAFKFFGRVYYSFSEVLAYFTICLWVVPFALFVSLSANDYVLPTTGDNNVVTDYLSRKSKRYSLLSFFSFAKDSILPQRNKKAF; the protein is encoded by the exons atGTGGTTCTTCTATTTAGTTAGTATTTTATCAATGATAGTGCAAGCTATATTCGTTACACTTGCAATAG CGGCCGGACTTTACTACTTGGCGGAAGTAGTGGAAGAGTACACTGTTATGGCGAAATATGTGATTACTTGGACAGTTATA TTAACAACAGCAGTACACATAGGACTAATAATCTTTGAGGATCTACCAACATACCTGAACATCCTCGGGTTGCTGCAACAGATGCTGCACGGGGTGCTCATGAAAGACTTCCCCGTCGTACGTGTCACCAGTCCCGCGTTCATTGCGGCGTTCATCAACCTGATCACACACCACTATTTAGCGTTCAAGTTCTTCGGACGTGTGTATTATAGCTTTTCTGAG GTACTGGCATACTTCACGATCTGCCTGTGGGTGGTGCCGTTCGCTCTGTTTGTATCACTATCGGCCAATGATTATGTGCTGCCCACTACTG GAGACAACAACGTGGTCACAGATTACCTCTCCCGCAAGTCGAAGCGGTACAGCCTTCTCTCCTTCTTCAGCTTCGCGAAGGACTCCATACTGCCCCAAAGGAACAAAAAGGCATTTTGA
- the LOC126378946 gene encoding hemolin-like, translating into MEPTRDTLIFIEPNSTAATEGTYQCLAHTAKGIATSAPIYVKRYFLEIPKLDAKEHTPIKGEPFELDCPPINAYPKPKIQWLKKDNSDRITRVNDLRHTTAPNGKLLFSNITDVDTKDFKYVCMASMLGIDPVFLAEHHIVGIKDKGSKHPQPSHQPQYVSRDVVTQLGENTKLYCVYGGTPLTQVRWYFNDTELTKFNERVHPHRNYSSNILLIKDTRVTDEGTYYCRHNDSRGVVTSLAINVTVFSPPAFAQTLEPQILINEGKDVTIPCQVGGVPKPRINWTYNAQALNTDDRISTILTEHASKILIKNVKKSDQGFYGCTATNDHGFIYAESYLSVS; encoded by the exons ATGGAGCCTACAAGAGACACTCTGATCTTTATCGAACCAAATTCTACAGCTGCAACTGAAGGCACTTACCAATGCTTAGCCCACACCGCTAAAGGAATCGCTACTTCTGCACCAATATATGTTAAGAGATATTTTCTTGAAATCCCCAAACTTGACGCCAAGGAACACACCCCAATCAAGGGTGAACCCTTCGAACTggact GTCCTCCAATCAATGCTTATCCCAAACCGAAAATTCAATGGCTGAAGAAGGATAACTCAGATAGAATCACGAGGGTTAATGATCTAAGACATACAACAGCTCCAAATGGGAAACTCCTGTTTTCCAATATAACAGACGTCGACACCAAAG ATTTTAAATACGTGTGCATGGCTAGTATGCTGGGTATTGACCCTGTGTTTTTAGCCGAACACCACATTGTAGGTATAAAGGACAAAGGCAGCAAACACCCACAACCGTCACACCAGCCCCAATATGTGAGCCGGGATGTGGTGACTCAACTCGGTGAAAACACCAAGTTATACTGCGTCTACGGGGGCAC TCCCCTAACCCAAGTAAGGTGGTATTTCAACGACACAGAGTTGACGAAATTCAACGAGAGGGTGCATCCACATAGAAACTACTCAAGCAACATATTGTTGATCAAAGACACACGCGTGACTGATGAAGGAACCTACTACTGCCGTCACAACGACTCGCGAGGCGTTGTCACATCTTTAGCGATTAATGTCACTGTTTTCA GCCCACCTGCATTCGCCCAAACACTAGAACCACAAATCCTTATCAATGAAGGTAAAGACGTGACCATTCCTTGTCAAGTCGGAGGTGTACCCAAGCCTAGAATAAACTGGACTTATAACGCCCAAGCACTAAATACTGATGATAGAATTTCCACCATTTTAACTGAACATGCGTCCAAAATACTGATTAAAAATGTCAAGAAAAGTGACCAAGGGTTTTACGGTTGCACAGCCACTAATGATCACGGCTTCATATACGCTGAAAGTTATTTATCTGtgagttaa